The following coding sequences are from one Chaetodon trifascialis isolate fChaTrf1 chromosome 24, fChaTrf1.hap1, whole genome shotgun sequence window:
- the slc19a2 gene encoding thiamine transporter 1, which translates to MLCESNMPVVYPTLLLCVYGFFSNLRPSEPFLTAYLMGPDKNLTETQVVNEIYPIWTYSYLVLLFPIFLATDYLCYKPVLILQATSLVVTYVMLLKVQGLLAMQLLEFVFGLATASEVAYYSYIYSVVEPAHYQRVTGYCRSITLFGSAAGCLAGQLLLSVAKVQLVHLVIITLTSASVAFVAPWLLPMPKRSLFFHSPGVEKERPQSNSTALLEKAEDSESKVPLNTQDASVTSKSTEAGSHSIGLVDVLQMLFHDFLQCYRCRPLLAWSLWWALATCGYFQVINYAQALWENVRPSHEYEIYNGYVETLSTLLGALAALLVGYLPVCWALWGELALCILSLLMAVCVFVMDTLRNIWLCYSSYVIFRATYMLLITVATYQIAASLNMQRYALVFGVNTFMALLLQSLLTVVVVDSAGLGLDVFTQFYIYGGYFAVISLVFLVAGLCKLASRRRSKQEVVASSPEETESDSAAASAASSC; encoded by the exons ATGCTGTGTGAGTCTAACATGCCTGTGGTCTACCCGActcttctgctctgtgtgtatgGCTTCTTTTCCAATCTCCGACCGTCGGAGCCTTTCCTCACCGCCTATCTCATGGGACCGGACAAGAACTTGACAGAGACTCAG GTTGTCAATGAGATCTATCCAATATGGACGTATTCCTACCTGGTGTTGCTGTTCCCCATCTTCCTGGCCACTGACTACCTCTGTTATAAGCCTGTATTGATCCTACAGGCCACCAGTTTGGTCGTCACCTATGTTATGCTACTGAAGGTGCAGGGCCTGCTGGCCATGCAGCTCCTGGAGTTTGTCTTCGGGCTGGCCACAGCCTCGGAGGTGGCCTACTACTCCTATATCTATAGCGTGGTGGAGCCGGCACACTACCAGAGAGTGACAGGCTACTGCCGCAGCATCACCCTGTTTGGATCCGCTGCTGGATGTCTAGCCGGTCAGCTCTTGCTCTCTGTGGCCAAAGTCCAGCTGGTCCACCTTGTCATCATCACCCTGACGTCGGCCAGCGTGGCCTTCGTCGCTCCCTGGCTGCTTCCCATGCCCAAGAGGAGCTTGTTCTTTCACAGTCCAGGAGTAGAAAAGGAGAGGCCACAGAGCAACAGCACAGCACTGCTGGAGAAGGCCGAGGATTCAGAGAGCAAAGTACCTCTGAACACTCAGGACGCCTCTGTG ACATCCAAGTCCACTGAGGCAGGGAGCCACAGCATTGGTCTTGTGGACgtgttgcagatgttgtttcATGACTTCCTGCAGTGCTACAGATGTCGCCCTCTGCTGGCATGGTCGCTGTGGTGGGCTCTGGCTACCTGCGGCTACTTCCAGGTCATCAACTATGCTCAAGCACTGTGGGAGAATGTCCGTCCATCCCATGAATATGAAATCTACAATGGCTACGTTGAGACACTGTCCACACTGCTGG GCGCTCTGGCAGCTCTGCTGGTGGGCTACCTGCCTGTGTGCTGGGCCCTGTGGGGTGAGCTGGCACTGTGTATCCTCTCCCTGCTGatggccgtgtgtgtgtttgtcatggaCACACTGAGGAACATCTGGCTGTGCTACAGCTCATACGTCATCTTCAGAGCCACATACATGCTGCTCATCACTGTGGCCAC ATACCAGATCGCAGCCAGTCTCAACATGCAGCGCTACGCCCTGGTGTTCGGAGTGAACACCTTcatggctctgctgctgcagtcccTGCtcactgtggtggtggtggactCGGCTGGCCTCGGCCTGGACGTCTTCACTCAG TTCTACATCTATGGGGGATACTTTGCCGTCATCTCTTTGGTCTTCCTCGTCGCCGGGCTTTGCAAATTGGCCTCCAGGAGACGCTCCAAGCAGGAGGTCGTGGCCAGCAGCCCAGAAGAAACTGAGTCAGACTCTGCTGCAGCCAGTGCTGCCAGCTCCTGCTGA